One window from the genome of Lasioglossum baleicum chromosome 9, iyLasBale1, whole genome shotgun sequence encodes:
- the LOC143211900 gene encoding uncharacterized protein LOC143211900 — translation MYGRQGEPGNAQQPPWLVRAEVTIRHSTPTTSESGETPVAVSSSVTDASGVRMVYRWNTSQSPPPAVSASSSSQSIPSSSSFGFQRGNILFTSTPPPRPGFYTIPRSGSSGNEESLSSRGRGVSDSGYNSEYSPQTYSSLPTRRPSQQYNRRCKSTCSIVLSAVDVTDGSRKETSGKFATSESTKHSYDQSWRHHSTQHVFSRQQFTTVPEVEEEDSASVVTTQLSKDKVATQTIAVSKDAASQTTDIECRESSSTVFSKSKVRRKAAAGLLPFDEQKKKKQETESSTAASETTSLGPSVDSERSDSSTRDDSARRKSRTVHIDVYCTGTEDDENSDTSDNERDTPSTVFENPDVRVTHRQVPDTVLPRGFQDDKAFLKRATERRCDSFKHAPMRMPSIASSKGYDSDDMLSSLYPSQFSSYSALRDLDSVPWSAASSNVGFPFDYDSAAATSCKDTFSDIESLIASRSGLTPSDSFEYASSSDRERIRRMEENWAKAEERCRDWRSAKTDRKHLAQSKKIREYMERHEADWSSADSGEESDESGTVGWSFVSSEESQKMVTRISSVRRSSKEVAGTAESSVAPTKREDEPPRKQSQQDHSDSTTRSGSVPQTHSLRDQIGPFASKSPSPLPSKMPSRVTSPFMTPQGERTDHIIKASIFGRVVNAFRKPGHHIGPSKNPNCSCDHCRRYFEELNSRDRTGSISEFERQTGFRLQSERKIVRPLPKNCKS, via the exons ATGTACGGCCGTCAGGGCGAGCCTGGTAACGCGCAACAGCCGCCATGGTTGGTGCGTGCGGAAGTCACGATCCGACATAGCACGCCGACGACCTCGGAGTCAGGTGAGACGCCGGTGGCGGTGTCCTCGAGCGTCACGGACGCAAGCGGCGTGCGTATGGTGTACAGGTGGAACACGAGCCAGTCGCCACCACCCGCGGTGTCAGCCTCTTCGTCCTCGCAATCGATTCCGTCCTCCAGCTCGTTCGGTTTCCAGAGAGGCAACATCCTCTTCACTTCAACGCCGCCGCCCAGGCCTGGATTCTACACGATTCCAAGGTCGGGCTCCTCCGGGAACGAGGAATCCTTGTCCTCCAGAGGAAGAGGGGTCTCCGACTCGGGATACAACAGCGAATACTCTCCGCAGACCTACTCGAGCCTGCCGACGCGTAGACCGTCGCAACAGTACAATCGCAGATGCAAAAGCACCTGCAGCATCGTTTTATCCGCCGTCGACGTCACCGACGGGTCCAGGAAAGAGACATCCGGCAAGTTCGCCACCAGCGAGTCCACCAAACACTCGTACGATCAATCCTGGAGGCATCATTCCACCCAGCACGTGTTCTCCAGGCAACAGTTCACCACTGTCCCCGAGGTGGAGGAGGAAGACAGCGCCAGTGTGGTGACTACACAGTTGAGCAAGGATAAGGTCGCCACGCAGACGATCGCTGTCAGCAAAGACGCTGCCTCGCAGACCACGGATATCGAGTGCAGGGAGTCCTCGTCGACGGTGTTCAGCAAGAGCAAGGTCCGGAGGAAGGCGGCTGCTGGGCTACTTCCGTTTGacgagcagaagaagaagaag CAAGAGACCGAATCGTCGACCGCAGCCTCCGAGACCACGAGCCTAGGACCCTCCGTGGATTCGGAAAGATCcgactcgtcgacgagagacGACAGCGCTCGACGAAAATCCCGAACAGTTCACATCGACGTCTACTGCACCGGGACCGAGGACGACGAGAACTCCGACACGTCGGACAACGAGCGAGACACGCCGTCGACCGTCTTCGAGAACCCGGACGTAAGAGTGACGCACAGGCAGGTGCCGGACACGGTGCTTCCCAGAGGATTCCAGGATGACAAGGCGTTCCTGAAGAGAGCGACGGAGCGGCGATGCGACAGTTTCAAGCACGCACCTATGAGGATGCCTTCCATAGCTAGCTCGAAGGGGTACGACAGCGACGACATGCTCAGCTCGCTGTACCCCTCTCAGTTCAGCTCGTACAGCGCGCTGAGGGACCTGGACTCTGTTCCTTGGTCAGCGGCTTCCTCGAACGTGGGGTTTCCCTTCGATTACGACTCCGCCGCGGCCACCAGCTGCAAGGACACCTTCTCGGATATAGAATCGCTGATCGCCTCGAGGTCTGGTCTGACACCCTCCGACAGCTTCGAGTACGCCAGCTCCAGCGACCGGGAGAGGATCCGCCGCATGGAGGAGAACTGGGCCAAAGCTGAGGAAAGATGCAGAGACTGGCGGTCGGCGAAGACCGACCGGAAGCACCTGGCGCAGAGCAAGAAGATCAGGGAGTACATGGAGAGGCACGAAGCTGACTGGTCCTCGGCCGACAGTGGAGAAGAGTCCGACGAAAGCGGTACGGTCGGATGGAGCTTCGTGTCCAGCGAGGAGAGCCAGAAGATGGTGACGAGGATCTCCAGCGTTAGAAGAAGTAGCAAAGAGGTCGCAGGAACTGCTGAGAGCAGTGTCGCGCCTACTAAGAGAGAGGATGAACCTCCCCGCAAGCAGTCGCAGCAGGATCACTCCGATTCCACCACCAGAAGCGGCAGTGTTCCACAGACCCATAGTTTGCGCGATCAGATTGGGCCCTTTGCGTCCAAGAGTCCCTCTCCACTTCCGTCGAAGATGCCCTCTAGGGTCACCTCTCCTTTCATGACTCCGCAGGGCGAGAGGACCGATCATATCATTAAGGCCTCTATTTTTGGAAGAGTCGTCAACGCCTTTCGCAAACCTGGACACCATATCGGACCCTCAAAGAATCCTAATTGCTCCTGCGATCACTGTAGAAGATACTTCGAAGAGCTGAACTCCAGGGACCGGACCGGATCCATCAGCGAGTTCGAACGACAAACCGGCTTCCGGTTGCAGAGCGAGAGGAAAATCGTTCGACCCCTACCGAAGAACTGTAAATCGTGA